One window of the Anaeromyxobacter dehalogenans 2CP-C genome contains the following:
- a CDS encoding OPT/YSL family transporter, which translates to MRKIAQESSTAAPGAAGAPHRELTVRAVCVAVVVAALMGAAEPTVVLRIGYGPNISVVSAFLGFIALSLLGLATRVRATRWETNLVQTAGTAAGSGVGFMSVVLAAIDMLNQRGLMSLHLSPLQIFAWLAPSGMLGVLLAVPLRKHYIDQENLTFADGTAAGETLLVLDQGPKQAGPRVAALGLGGAISAGFVALRQGLGWIPETISFRFLTPHAEALRVGSEVGVLSLGAGLLIGLRVTLSMALGMVLAWLVAPEPLFRAGLVPELTFNSVLQRWIMWPATGLMVAGGLTALVLNRKVIAKTFRGMSSKGTTDGGDFPMRWVVWGAIGCTVVLVAVQKLSLGFPIWLSLVSVGLSLVLMLVGIRVLGETNWAPISAMANVMQAVFAVLAPGHVPINMVGSGMSGSVAANGEHLMQDYKAGKIVGSTNRNLTILQLVGVPVGALAVAIAYPAVRAKYGIGGEGGLTSPISVKWAGFAELLSQGFGALAPSAVTALGLALVVGVVLTVLESHPRIGRFVPSPSAVGLGMLIPGFAIFPMVVGGLVQDLWKRLSPRTEAIYNTPLASGFITGEALVLLVLALLAF; encoded by the coding sequence ATGCGCAAGATCGCTCAGGAATCCTCCACCGCGGCGCCCGGCGCGGCGGGCGCGCCGCACCGCGAGCTGACCGTCCGCGCCGTGTGCGTCGCGGTCGTGGTGGCCGCGCTCATGGGCGCGGCCGAGCCGACGGTGGTGCTGCGCATCGGCTACGGCCCGAACATCTCGGTGGTGAGCGCGTTCCTCGGCTTCATCGCGCTCTCCCTGCTGGGCCTCGCCACGCGCGTCCGCGCCACGCGCTGGGAGACGAACCTGGTGCAGACCGCCGGCACCGCCGCCGGCTCGGGCGTGGGCTTCATGTCGGTGGTGCTCGCCGCCATCGACATGCTGAACCAGCGCGGGCTGATGAGCCTGCACCTCAGCCCGCTGCAGATCTTCGCCTGGCTCGCGCCGTCCGGCATGCTGGGCGTCCTGCTCGCGGTGCCGCTGCGCAAGCACTACATCGACCAGGAGAACCTCACCTTCGCCGACGGCACCGCCGCCGGGGAGACGCTGCTCGTGCTCGATCAGGGGCCGAAGCAGGCCGGCCCGCGCGTCGCGGCGCTCGGCCTGGGCGGCGCGATCTCGGCGGGCTTCGTGGCGCTGCGGCAGGGCCTCGGGTGGATCCCCGAGACGATCTCCTTCCGCTTCCTCACCCCGCACGCCGAGGCGCTCCGGGTCGGCTCGGAGGTCGGCGTGCTCTCGCTCGGCGCCGGCCTGCTCATCGGCCTGCGCGTCACCCTCTCGATGGCGCTCGGCATGGTCCTCGCCTGGCTGGTGGCCCCCGAGCCGCTGTTCCGGGCCGGGCTGGTGCCGGAGCTGACGTTCAACTCGGTGCTGCAGCGCTGGATCATGTGGCCCGCCACCGGGCTCATGGTCGCCGGCGGCCTCACCGCGCTGGTGCTGAACCGGAAGGTGATCGCGAAGACGTTCCGCGGGATGTCGTCGAAGGGTACGACCGACGGCGGCGACTTCCCCATGCGCTGGGTGGTGTGGGGCGCGATCGGCTGCACGGTGGTGCTGGTGGCGGTGCAGAAGCTCTCGCTCGGCTTCCCCATCTGGCTGTCGCTCGTGTCGGTGGGCCTCTCGCTCGTGCTGATGCTGGTCGGGATCCGGGTGCTGGGCGAGACGAACTGGGCGCCCATCAGCGCCATGGCGAACGTGATGCAGGCGGTGTTCGCGGTGCTCGCGCCGGGCCACGTGCCCATCAACATGGTGGGCTCGGGCATGAGCGGCTCGGTGGCGGCGAACGGCGAGCACCTGATGCAGGACTACAAGGCCGGCAAGATCGTCGGCTCCACCAACCGGAACCTCACCATCCTGCAGCTCGTCGGCGTGCCGGTGGGCGCGCTGGCGGTCGCGATCGCCTACCCGGCGGTGCGGGCCAAGTACGGCATCGGCGGCGAGGGCGGCCTCACCTCGCCGATCAGCGTGAAGTGGGCCGGCTTCGCCGAGCTCCTCTCGCAGGGCTTCGGCGCGCTCGCGCCGAGCGCGGTCACGGCGCTCGGCCTCGCGCTCGTCGTCGGCGTGGTGCTCACCGTGCTCGAGTCGCACCCGCGCATCGGCCGGTTCGTGCCCTCGCCCTCCGCCGTGGGCCTCGGCATGCTCATCCCCGGCTTCGCCATCTTCCCGATGGTGGTGGGCGGCCTGGTGCAGGACCTGTGGAAGCGGCTCTCGCCGAGGACCGAGGCGATCTACAACACCCCGCTCGCCTCCGGCTTCATCACCGGCGAGGCGCTGGTGCTGCTGGTGCTGGCGCTCCTGGCATTCTAG
- a CDS encoding lipopolysaccharide biosynthesis protein, translating into MPDSILARARPLMAARLAGAALTFAVPLVLARVLVPASYGTFKQAWLVSQTLALVLPLGLTQSLYYFVPRDPSRRDRYVAQTAWALLAVGAAAALLLLLARPWVAAHFDNPELTRNLPWVAAFTAFTVAGAPLDVAWNATGRIGAAALARVATEGGRGAAMVAGALLWRSVEGVFAGIALATAVRAALSLWLLARRHGLRGDLALLRRQVAYALPFGLAFVLIVPQQQWHQYAVAAAVSAAAFAVYSVGTFQLPVVDVLYTPVSELLQIGLAEHEGAGRPPRAGLALFHEAVLQLSFAFVPLAGLLAVAAPVLVPFLFSPRYAAAVPIFRLATGSVLLAALPLDGVMRARAQNRFMLALSAAKLGATAALVAGGLALLGPIGALGGWILAEAAARAAMLARTAALFEAPLRQALPVRALARQVGATAVAAPAAWVALNALGAPPFFRLAACGLAFAAAYLGVSWAFGWLPAGWVGLFRARRAARAPAAPPESA; encoded by the coding sequence TTGCCCGACTCGATCCTCGCCCGAGCGCGCCCGCTCATGGCTGCGCGCCTCGCCGGGGCCGCGCTCACGTTCGCGGTCCCGCTGGTGCTCGCGCGCGTCCTGGTGCCCGCCTCCTACGGGACGTTCAAGCAGGCCTGGCTGGTCTCCCAGACGCTCGCGCTCGTGCTTCCGCTCGGGCTCACCCAGAGCCTCTACTACTTCGTCCCGCGCGACCCCTCCCGCCGCGACCGCTACGTGGCGCAGACGGCGTGGGCGCTGCTCGCGGTGGGCGCCGCGGCGGCGCTGCTGCTGCTCCTGGCGCGGCCCTGGGTGGCGGCGCACTTCGACAACCCCGAGCTCACCCGCAACCTCCCCTGGGTGGCCGCCTTCACCGCGTTCACGGTGGCGGGCGCGCCGCTAGACGTGGCCTGGAACGCCACCGGGCGCATCGGCGCGGCGGCGCTGGCGCGGGTCGCCACCGAGGGCGGCCGCGGCGCCGCCATGGTGGCGGGGGCGCTCCTGTGGCGCTCGGTCGAGGGCGTGTTCGCCGGGATCGCGCTCGCCACCGCGGTGCGCGCCGCGCTCTCCCTGTGGCTCCTCGCCCGCCGGCACGGGCTGCGCGGCGATCTCGCGCTGCTCCGGCGGCAGGTGGCGTACGCGCTGCCGTTCGGGCTCGCGTTCGTGCTCATCGTGCCGCAGCAGCAGTGGCACCAGTACGCCGTCGCCGCCGCGGTGAGCGCGGCCGCGTTCGCGGTGTACAGCGTGGGGACGTTCCAGCTCCCGGTGGTGGACGTGCTGTACACGCCGGTGTCGGAGCTGCTGCAGATCGGGCTCGCCGAGCACGAGGGCGCCGGCCGGCCGCCGCGGGCCGGGCTGGCGCTGTTCCACGAGGCGGTGCTGCAGCTCTCCTTCGCGTTCGTGCCGCTGGCCGGCCTGCTCGCGGTGGCGGCGCCGGTGCTGGTGCCGTTCCTGTTCTCGCCCCGCTACGCCGCCGCCGTGCCGATCTTCCGGCTCGCCACCGGCTCGGTGCTGCTCGCGGCGCTGCCGCTCGACGGCGTGATGCGGGCCCGGGCGCAGAACCGGTTCATGCTCGCGCTCTCCGCCGCGAAGCTCGGCGCCACCGCCGCGCTGGTCGCGGGCGGCCTCGCGCTCCTCGGCCCCATCGGCGCGCTCGGCGGCTGGATCCTGGCCGAGGCGGCGGCGCGCGCCGCCATGCTCGCGCGCACCGCCGCGCTGTTCGAGGCCCCGCTCCGCCAGGCCCTGCCGGTCCGGGCGCTCGCCCGCCAGGTGGGCGCGACCGCCGTCGCCGCGCCCGCCGCCTGGGTGGCGCTGAACGCGCTCGGCGCGCCGCCGTTCTTCCGGCTGGCCGCCTGTGGCCTCGCGTTCGCGGCCGCCTACCTGGGCGTCTCGTGGGCGTTCGGCTGGCTGCCCGCCGGCTGGGTGGGCCTGTTCCGGGCGCGCCGGGCCGCCCGCGCCCCCGCGGCGCCCCCGGAGAGCGCGTGA
- a CDS encoding phosphatase PAP2 family protein: MIAIAAALALALAPASAAGAEPGPFLGEGTRYADLPVVRRVLLDLVAIPADAPRWSAPDAAGLALALGSGLALMWPARPSADVRLDRWITRELNPHLPLVWNDVVQPALWGGIAVGGLGTWWLATRRGDAYVAQGCSLMAEALTVAQAYHVTVKLLVGREGPRDGDGEGRVLGPRASLRLYPAGTPSGHAATLYALLSSGTAYFEPPLAAQLGLHALVGGLVAFHVVDHRHFLSDSLLGSVLGWSVGRWVVLHRRSGPDAPRSRGPSALALVPLPLPSGGGLALAGAL, translated from the coding sequence GTGATCGCGATCGCCGCCGCGCTCGCCCTCGCGCTCGCGCCGGCGAGCGCGGCGGGCGCGGAGCCCGGGCCGTTCCTGGGCGAGGGGACCCGCTACGCGGACCTCCCGGTGGTCCGGCGCGTCCTGCTCGACCTCGTGGCGATCCCGGCCGACGCGCCGCGCTGGAGCGCGCCGGACGCGGCGGGGCTGGCGCTGGCGCTGGGATCGGGGCTGGCGCTCATGTGGCCCGCGCGCCCGTCGGCGGACGTGCGCCTCGACCGCTGGATCACCCGCGAGCTGAACCCGCACCTGCCGCTGGTCTGGAACGACGTGGTCCAGCCGGCGCTGTGGGGCGGGATCGCGGTGGGCGGGCTCGGGACGTGGTGGCTCGCGACCCGGCGCGGCGACGCGTACGTGGCGCAGGGCTGCTCGCTCATGGCGGAGGCGCTCACGGTGGCGCAGGCGTACCACGTGACGGTGAAGCTGCTCGTCGGGCGCGAGGGGCCGCGCGACGGCGACGGCGAGGGGCGCGTGCTCGGCCCGCGCGCCTCGCTCCGGCTCTACCCCGCCGGCACGCCCTCCGGCCACGCCGCCACGCTCTACGCGCTGCTCTCCTCCGGCACCGCGTACTTCGAGCCGCCGCTCGCGGCGCAGCTCGGGCTGCACGCGCTGGTGGGCGGGCTGGTGGCGTTCCACGTCGTGGACCACCGGCACTTCCTCTCCGACTCGCTGCTCGGCTCGGTGCTGGGTTGGTCGGTGGGGCGCTGGGTGGTGCTGCACCGGCGGTCGGGCCCGGACGCGCCGCGCTCGCGCGGGCCCTCGGCCCTCGCGCTCGTGCCCCTGCCGCTGCCGTCCGGCGGCGGGCTGGCGCTCGCCGGCGCGCTCTAG
- the queF gene encoding preQ(1) synthase, producing the protein MPTQPSRDLQTFPNPKPGRPFEIAMECPEFTCVCPMTGQPDFATIRLRYVPAERCVELKSLKLYLWSFRDEGTFHEAVTNRICDDLVAALAPRWIEVVGDFAVRGGIHTVVTARHGERPAGV; encoded by the coding sequence ATGCCGACCCAGCCCTCCCGCGACCTCCAGACGTTCCCGAACCCGAAGCCCGGACGCCCGTTCGAGATCGCGATGGAGTGCCCGGAGTTCACCTGCGTGTGCCCGATGACCGGGCAGCCGGACTTCGCCACCATCCGCCTCCGGTACGTGCCGGCCGAGCGCTGCGTGGAGCTGAAGAGCCTGAAGCTCTACCTGTGGAGCTTCCGGGACGAGGGCACGTTCCACGAGGCGGTCACGAACCGCATCTGCGACGACCTCGTGGCCGCGCTCGCGCCCCGCTGGATCGAGGTCGTGGGCGACTTCGCCGTCCGCGGCGGCATCCACACCGTCGTGACGGCCCGCCACGGCGAGCGGCCCGCCGGCGTCTGA
- a CDS encoding glycosyltransferase family 4 protein, which yields MRVLYLHYGPQSGVTAAITRSLAGAGAEVVDANPAEGFLYQLRPGCRIPNVRPAVVRAVAEAMRTHGRSWKPYYFHTTFAFDHLSARAGEAVRRARADAVLQAGVLFSPGLAPEAPYHLYLDHTRAIAERYPPLEGLPPPVPYAPEWRAREEAVYRGAAGIFTMSEAVRASLLADYRVSPARVHVVGAGPNVEPGPRDLGLAREPLVLFVGRNFVPKGGPELLEAFREVRRAHPSARLALVTGRAPAVLPEGVTDHGLLGKEALARLYATAAVFALPTLREAFGLSFLEAMAFELPVVASRIEAIPEIVADGETGLLVPPRDPAALAAALDALLADPPRARAMGAAGRARAAARFGWTRAAARMLDVLRPAPALATGRGA from the coding sequence ATGCGCGTCCTCTACCTGCACTACGGCCCGCAGTCCGGCGTCACCGCCGCCATCACCCGCAGCCTGGCGGGGGCCGGCGCCGAGGTGGTGGACGCGAACCCTGCCGAGGGGTTCCTGTACCAGCTCCGCCCCGGCTGCCGGATCCCGAACGTCCGCCCCGCGGTGGTGCGCGCCGTCGCCGAGGCGATGCGCACGCACGGCCGGAGCTGGAAGCCGTACTACTTCCACACCACCTTCGCGTTCGATCACCTCTCCGCGCGGGCCGGCGAGGCGGTCCGGCGCGCCCGGGCCGACGCGGTGCTGCAGGCGGGCGTGCTGTTCTCGCCGGGGCTCGCCCCGGAGGCGCCGTACCACCTGTACCTCGACCACACCCGCGCCATCGCCGAGCGTTACCCGCCGCTCGAGGGGCTCCCGCCGCCGGTGCCCTACGCGCCCGAGTGGCGCGCGCGCGAGGAGGCGGTGTACCGGGGCGCCGCCGGCATCTTCACGATGAGCGAGGCCGTGCGCGCCTCGCTCCTCGCCGACTACCGGGTGAGCCCGGCCCGGGTCCACGTGGTGGGCGCCGGCCCGAACGTCGAGCCCGGGCCGCGCGACCTGGGGCTGGCGCGCGAGCCGCTGGTGCTGTTCGTGGGCCGGAACTTCGTGCCGAAGGGCGGGCCGGAGCTGCTCGAGGCGTTCCGCGAGGTGCGCCGCGCCCACCCGAGTGCCCGCCTCGCGCTCGTGACCGGGCGCGCGCCGGCCGTGCTCCCGGAGGGCGTCACCGATCACGGCCTGCTCGGCAAGGAGGCGCTCGCCCGCCTGTACGCCACCGCGGCGGTGTTCGCGCTCCCCACCCTGCGCGAGGCCTTCGGCCTCTCCTTCCTCGAGGCGATGGCCTTCGAGCTGCCGGTGGTGGCGAGCCGGATCGAGGCCATCCCGGAGATCGTGGCCGACGGCGAGACCGGGCTGCTCGTGCCGCCGCGCGACCCGGCCGCCCTCGCGGCGGCCCTCGACGCGCTGCTCGCCGATCCGCCGCGCGCCCGCGCCATGGGCGCCGCCGGCCGCGCCCGCGCCGCGGCCCGCTTCGGCTGGACGCGCGCCGCCGCGCGCATGCTGGACGTGCTGCGGCCCGCGCCGGCCCTGGCGACGGGCCGGGGCGCGTGA
- a CDS encoding serine/threonine-protein kinase, with the protein MSGSAMSAPVTFEPASLVGTCLDGRYELTGHLATGGMGAVFQARHVHLRKDLAVKVLRPELSASPDLVERFRREAEIASALQHDHIVHVTDFGRTEEGWLFLAMELLTGESLFDRLRREGALAPAAAVPVLWQICAGLGAAHAMGVVHRDLKPENVFLARTASGREVAKILDFGIAKMTDPSSGCATQAGMVVGTPEYLAPEQATGGAVDARADLYAVGLIAWRMLAGHHPFTAPDARGLLMKQATAPVPPLAEARPELAAWPALVAVVARACEKEPGARPASAAELGEALAAALGPGFALPPGATPAPSPPPLASAEFELVAHELPTPPVAAPRTLTLPGPAAIAVHGPGATARRLAARAADALARAAASLARARAAARPALEALGRRAAAGARAHPRRAAAAAGAGVLALALVGGIAWARARPAAEAREHLAAGRPAEARLALEAALRSRPKDPELLLLHGRALHRLPGRAADGVEAYQAAREAGVLDAEARSDLARDLGGERSLADRAARLLRDEGARAVPVLAGAAAAGTGVQRLRALAVLRDLGAEEEVERQAAYGALLADPECDVRRAAARRLGELADPAALPRLREAAAARAEKRGLFGLGSTRVPACGAPEAAEAIRRIEAAQ; encoded by the coding sequence TTGTCCGGATCCGCAATGTCCGCCCCCGTCACCTTCGAGCCGGCGTCGCTCGTCGGCACCTGCCTCGACGGTCGGTACGAGCTGACCGGCCACCTGGCCACGGGCGGCATGGGGGCGGTGTTCCAGGCCCGGCACGTCCACCTGCGCAAGGACCTGGCGGTGAAGGTGCTCCGGCCGGAGCTGTCGGCCTCGCCGGACCTGGTGGAGCGGTTCCGCCGCGAGGCGGAGATCGCGAGCGCGCTCCAGCACGATCACATCGTCCACGTCACCGACTTCGGCCGGACCGAGGAGGGGTGGCTGTTCCTCGCGATGGAGCTGCTCACCGGCGAGAGCCTGTTCGACCGGCTCCGGCGCGAGGGCGCCCTCGCGCCCGCCGCGGCGGTCCCGGTGCTCTGGCAGATCTGCGCCGGCCTGGGCGCCGCCCACGCCATGGGCGTCGTGCACCGCGACCTGAAGCCGGAGAACGTGTTCCTGGCGCGGACCGCGAGCGGCCGCGAGGTGGCGAAGATCCTCGACTTCGGCATCGCCAAGATGACCGACCCGAGCTCCGGGTGCGCCACGCAGGCGGGCATGGTGGTGGGCACGCCCGAGTACCTCGCGCCGGAGCAGGCCACCGGCGGCGCGGTGGACGCGCGCGCGGACCTCTACGCGGTCGGGCTCATCGCCTGGCGGATGCTGGCCGGCCACCACCCGTTCACCGCGCCCGACGCGCGCGGCCTGCTCATGAAGCAGGCCACCGCGCCGGTGCCGCCGCTCGCCGAGGCGCGCCCGGAGCTCGCCGCCTGGCCGGCGCTCGTCGCGGTCGTGGCCCGCGCCTGCGAGAAGGAGCCCGGCGCGCGCCCCGCCAGCGCGGCCGAGCTGGGCGAGGCGCTCGCCGCGGCGCTCGGCCCGGGGTTCGCGCTGCCGCCCGGCGCGACGCCCGCGCCCTCCCCGCCCCCGCTCGCCTCGGCCGAGTTCGAGCTGGTGGCGCACGAGCTCCCGACCCCGCCCGTCGCGGCGCCCCGCACGCTGACGCTGCCCGGCCCGGCCGCGATCGCGGTGCACGGGCCCGGCGCCACGGCCCGCCGGCTCGCCGCCCGCGCCGCCGATGCGCTCGCCCGCGCCGCCGCGTCGCTGGCCCGCGCCCGGGCCGCCGCGCGCCCCGCGCTCGAGGCGCTCGGGCGCCGCGCCGCCGCCGGCGCCCGCGCCCACCCGCGCCGCGCCGCCGCCGCGGCCGGCGCGGGCGTCCTCGCGCTCGCGCTCGTGGGCGGCATCGCCTGGGCCCGCGCGCGCCCTGCCGCCGAGGCGCGCGAGCACCTCGCGGCCGGCCGGCCCGCCGAGGCGAGGCTCGCGCTCGAGGCCGCGCTGCGCAGCCGGCCGAAGGACCCCGAGCTGCTCCTCCTGCACGGGCGCGCCCTGCACCGGCTCCCGGGCCGGGCCGCGGACGGCGTGGAGGCCTACCAGGCGGCGCGCGAGGCCGGCGTGCTCGACGCGGAGGCGCGCTCGGACCTGGCGCGGGACCTCGGCGGCGAGCGCAGCCTCGCCGATCGCGCCGCGCGCCTGCTCCGCGACGAGGGCGCGCGCGCCGTCCCGGTGCTCGCGGGCGCGGCCGCGGCCGGGACCGGCGTGCAGCGGCTGCGCGCGCTGGCGGTGCTGCGGGACCTCGGCGCCGAGGAGGAGGTGGAGCGGCAGGCGGCGTACGGCGCGCTGCTCGCCGACCCGGAATGCGACGTGCGCCGCGCCGCCGCCCGGCGCCTGGGCGAGCTGGCGGATCCCGCCGCCCTGCCCCGGCTGCGCGAGGCCGCCGCGGCCCGCGCCGAGAAGCGCGGGCTGTTCGGGCTCGGCAGCACCCGCGTGCCGGCCTGCGGCGCGCCCGAGGCGGCCGAGGCCATCCGCCGCATCGAGGCGGCGCAGTAG
- a CDS encoding DUF4091 domain-containing protein: MTLRPLAAPAAFAAVLALLVAALPAQAASVWTATSTEKIRPAAAARAQGSAALTAARNEFESFQVVITGAATGVRATTAGLTGPASLPARLYREAIINLASPSALDGGTGPWPDALVPDVDELAGERRNAFPFDVPAGESRAIWVELHVPPDAPAGDYAGSVRVTWDGGEATVPVTLTVWPFTLPSTASLKSAFGLSWGTLNTAHGVSGDALSALRARYGQLALDHRITLSRIDDGNRDLAHFASFFGPLFDGASAATLPGAQATSVEYLGGSSGYASWASFFQSRGWDDRLFQYTCDEPPLQCAWSDIPARAASARAVSPALRTLVTTTIQQADAAGVTPAIDVLVPVVNFLDDRAGERFAGPQRAAYDAFLAGSPRREVWTYQSCMSHGCGGTVDMGSPSDSDRYFTGWPSYMIDASAVRNRAMEWISFNHRVTGELYYETTMAYSHDPWANQWDFSGNGDGTLFYPGTPAKVGGTTQIPVASIRLKMIREGMEDYEYLKLLTDLGDGALAREISAALFPHPYDAEVSPADLLAARERIARRIVELGGGTPGSPGSGTGGGSVGGGGGLQAGVVAANGCGSGAGGLLALLGLVGALRRRRR, from the coding sequence TTGACGCTCCGCCCGCTCGCGGCCCCCGCCGCGTTCGCCGCCGTCCTCGCCCTGCTCGTCGCCGCGCTCCCCGCCCAGGCCGCCTCGGTCTGGACGGCCACCTCCACCGAGAAGATCCGCCCCGCCGCCGCCGCGCGCGCGCAGGGCAGCGCCGCGCTGACCGCCGCGCGCAACGAGTTCGAGTCGTTCCAGGTGGTGATCACCGGCGCCGCCACCGGCGTCCGCGCCACGACCGCCGGGCTGACCGGCCCGGCGTCGCTCCCCGCCCGGCTCTACCGCGAGGCGATCATCAACCTCGCGAGCCCCTCGGCGCTCGACGGGGGGACCGGCCCCTGGCCCGACGCGCTGGTGCCGGACGTGGACGAGCTGGCGGGCGAGCGCCGCAACGCCTTCCCGTTCGACGTCCCGGCGGGCGAGAGCCGGGCGATCTGGGTGGAGCTCCACGTGCCGCCCGACGCGCCGGCGGGCGACTACGCCGGCTCGGTCCGGGTGACCTGGGACGGCGGCGAGGCCACCGTGCCGGTGACGCTCACCGTCTGGCCGTTCACGCTGCCGTCCACCGCGTCGCTGAAGAGCGCGTTCGGCCTCTCGTGGGGCACGCTCAACACGGCGCACGGCGTCTCCGGCGACGCGCTCTCGGCGCTGCGGGCGCGCTACGGCCAGCTCGCGCTCGACCACCGGATCACGCTCTCGCGGATCGACGACGGCAACCGCGACCTCGCGCACTTCGCCAGCTTCTTCGGCCCGCTGTTCGACGGCGCCTCGGCGGCGACGCTCCCCGGGGCGCAGGCCACCTCGGTCGAGTACCTGGGCGGCAGCTCGGGCTACGCCTCGTGGGCGAGCTTCTTCCAGTCGCGCGGCTGGGACGACCGGCTGTTCCAGTACACCTGCGACGAGCCCCCGCTGCAGTGCGCCTGGAGCGACATCCCGGCGCGCGCCGCCTCGGCGCGCGCGGTGTCCCCGGCCCTGCGCACGCTCGTCACCACCACCATCCAGCAGGCCGACGCGGCCGGCGTGACCCCGGCCATCGACGTGCTCGTGCCGGTGGTGAACTTCCTCGACGACCGCGCCGGCGAGCGGTTCGCCGGGCCGCAGCGCGCCGCGTACGACGCGTTCCTGGCCGGCTCGCCGCGCCGCGAGGTGTGGACGTACCAGAGCTGCATGAGCCACGGCTGCGGGGGCACCGTGGACATGGGCTCGCCCAGCGACTCGGATCGCTACTTCACCGGCTGGCCGAGCTACATGATCGACGCGTCGGCGGTGCGCAACCGCGCCATGGAGTGGATCTCGTTCAACCACCGGGTGACGGGCGAGCTCTACTACGAGACCACCATGGCGTACTCGCACGACCCCTGGGCGAACCAGTGGGACTTCTCGGGCAACGGCGACGGGACGCTGTTCTACCCGGGCACGCCGGCGAAGGTGGGCGGGACCACGCAGATCCCGGTCGCCTCCATCCGCCTGAAGATGATCCGCGAGGGCATGGAGGACTACGAGTACCTGAAGCTGCTCACCGACCTGGGCGACGGCGCGCTGGCGCGCGAGATCTCCGCCGCGCTGTTCCCGCACCCCTACGACGCCGAGGTGAGCCCGGCCGACCTGCTCGCCGCGCGCGAGCGGATCGCGCGGCGCATCGTCGAGCTGGGCGGCGGCACGCCCGGGTCGCCCGGCAGCGGCACGGGGGGCGGGTCGGTCGGCGGCGGCGGCGGGTTGCAGGCCGGCGTGGTCGCGGCGAACGGCTGCGGCAGCGGCGCGGGCGGGCTGCTCGCGCTGCTCGGCCTGGTGGGCGCGCTGCGGCGCCGGCGGCGGTAG
- a CDS encoding glycosyltransferase family 4 protein: MRRGRLSIAYVHYGSQSGVTAAIAAALGGRGHELRLVAATGDLEPRDPATRRLRPAPPVVAHLALAAARYGRLALRHRWNTTYAWDRHASRAGERLRALAPAPDLVLQNGALFAPGLPPPLPYALLLDHTRALAQASPPWPAAGLAAPVDYGPGWRAREAAVYGGARVIATFSANVARSLVRDYGVDRGRIAVVGAGANVFPDEAPRRDDGRTLLFVGKDFRRKGGPILLDAFARLRRRRPRARLLVAGPREVPPLPEGAFHLGPVATEELPALLAQATALVLPTLREPFGIAFLDAMACAVPCVGTRVEAVPEIVVEGVTGVLVPPGDAVALAGALERLLDDPQGARAMGARGRARVAERFTWARVAARLERALLRAAGGDAPGPRAPRRARSVPAARAVRPPAPHEAVLTLL, translated from the coding sequence ATGCGGAGAGGGCGGCTCTCGATCGCGTACGTCCATTACGGGTCCCAGAGCGGGGTGACCGCGGCCATCGCCGCGGCGCTCGGCGGGCGGGGGCACGAGCTCCGGCTGGTCGCGGCGACCGGCGACCTCGAGCCGCGCGACCCCGCCACGCGACGCCTGCGCCCCGCGCCCCCGGTGGTCGCGCACCTGGCGCTGGCCGCGGCGCGCTACGGCCGCCTCGCGCTCCGGCACCGGTGGAACACGACCTACGCCTGGGACCGCCACGCGTCCCGCGCCGGCGAGCGCCTGCGCGCGCTCGCCCCGGCGCCGGACCTGGTGCTCCAGAACGGCGCCCTGTTCGCGCCCGGCCTCCCGCCGCCGCTGCCCTACGCGCTCCTGCTCGACCACACCCGCGCGCTGGCGCAGGCGAGCCCGCCCTGGCCCGCCGCCGGCCTGGCCGCGCCGGTGGACTACGGGCCCGGCTGGCGGGCGCGGGAGGCGGCGGTGTACGGCGGCGCGCGCGTGATCGCGACGTTCTCGGCCAACGTGGCCCGCTCGCTGGTGCGCGACTACGGCGTGGACCGCGGGCGCATCGCGGTGGTCGGCGCCGGCGCGAACGTGTTCCCGGACGAGGCGCCCCGGCGCGACGACGGCCGCACGCTCCTGTTCGTGGGCAAGGACTTCCGGCGCAAGGGCGGCCCCATCCTGCTCGACGCGTTCGCGCGCCTGCGCCGCCGCCGCCCGCGCGCCCGCCTGCTGGTGGCGGGGCCGCGCGAGGTCCCGCCGCTGCCGGAGGGCGCCTTCCACCTCGGGCCGGTCGCCACCGAGGAGCTGCCCGCGCTGCTCGCCCAGGCCACCGCGCTGGTCCTGCCCACGCTGCGCGAGCCGTTCGGGATCGCGTTCCTCGACGCCATGGCGTGCGCGGTGCCGTGCGTCGGCACGCGCGTCGAGGCGGTGCCGGAGATCGTCGTCGAGGGCGTGACCGGGGTGCTCGTGCCGCCCGGCGACGCGGTCGCGCTCGCCGGCGCGCTGGAGCGGCTCCTCGACGACCCGCAGGGCGCGCGGGCCATGGGCGCCCGCGGGCGCGCGCGGGTGGCGGAGCGGTTCACCTGGGCGCGCGTCGCGGCGCGGCTGGAGCGCGCGCTCCTCCGGGCCGCGGGCGGCGACGCGCCCGGCCCGCGCGCGCCCCGCCGGGCGCGGAGCGTCCCCGCCGCCCGCGCGGTGCGCCCCCCGGCGCCGCATGAGGCCGTTCTCACCCTGCTCTGA